The Candidatus Omnitrophota bacterium genome contains the following window.
GGCAAGGACATCTGACTCTGAATCCTTAAATCTAACTTGTTGCAAAATCAACTTCAGGATATCCTCACCTATGCCCTTTTGCCTTAATTCAAGAATGATTTTTTTTAATCCGAAGCTTGACTTTAGGCGAAAATCTATCCATTCTCTGGCAAATCTCGCATCATCAACGTAGCCTAAGCTCTCCAATCTTGAAATTACCTTCTTTATTGTCTGGGAAGAATATTTTCTTCTATAAAGCTTATCTCTTATTTCCTTTTGGCTACGATTTCTATAGGCCAGGAGACGAAACACATAATTCTTAGCCCTAGCCTCATCCTGCTCGAATCGCTTCATTTGGAAGAAATGACAAAATAACCACGCGATGTCCTGACTAGACAATCGCCTTTTACGTTTTCCTTAATCCGGTTAAAATCAACGATATTGGAAACCTCATTTTTGTTTAATTCCACTATTATATCACCCACAACTATACCAGCATCATCAGCCAGGGAAGCTGGTTCTACATCAACTACTACTACGCCGTTTCTTTCTTCGATTTTATAACGGCGTCTAAGCGACTCGTTTAAGCCTTCAACGGCCAATCCCCGCCATCTTTCCTTAATGTCACCTGAGTCAACTCTGCCAGATGCTAATTTTTCTTCACTCGGCCGCTGGCCAATCTTAACCTGTAATGTTGTGCGTCTTCCATCGCGCATAACAACAATTTTAGCCTTGTTTCCTACAACACTCTCACCTACAACCTTAAGAAGATCGCGAGTATCTTTTATTCTATTATTATCAAATTCCAAAATCACATCTGAACTCTTCATGCCTGCTTCCTTAGCAGGTCCATCCTCAAGCACGTTCACTACCAAAACTCCTTCTGCCGAATCCAATTTCATATATGTGGTTAATTTTTCATCAATATTCTGGATCGTAATCCCAAGCCAACCGTATACAACTTCCTCGCCTTTTATCAATTTTGAAACTATACGCTTGGCATTATTTATGGGAATAGCAAATCCTATGCCCTCATAGCCACCGCTGGTAGAAAATATTGCCACGTTTATACCAATAATCTCTCCCTTAAGATTAACCAACGGCCCGCCTGAATTACCAGGGTTGATTGCTGCATCAGTCTGGATAAGATCAGAATAATCCTTTTCCCGGCCAAAGGCACGCCCTAAAGAACGATGCAAGGCACTTACAACCCCTGCGGTAACAGTAGGCTCTGGATTCTGCAAGGCAAAACCAAAAGGATTACCAACAGCAACAACCCATTGCCCAATCTTTAATTCACGAGAGTCACCCAGGACTGCAGTAGGCAGATTATTCGCATCAATCTTAATTACTGCCAGATCAGAACGCGAATCAGAGCCCTTAAGCACTGCCTTGAACTCTCTGCCATCAGAAAGTTTTACTGTCAACTTATCTGCATTTTTCACTACATGTTCATTTGTGAGGATGTAGCCGTTAGCATCAATTATAACGCCTGAGCCCAGACCTATACTCTTAAACTCTCTATCCGGCAACTGACCAAGAAAATCGTCAAAGAATTTATTGAAGAAATCATCCTCAAAAGGACCTTCGCTAAAAGGAGCGCTATATCTCTTGCTATATTTTCTCTGCTGTACAGATTCTGAACTTATAGACACAACCGCCTTGCCTATTCTCTCAGCAACATTGATTACGGCATTCTCAAACGAGTTATCCTCAAATACATTTGCCTGGCTGCCTGATGTATAATCAAAATCAGCACTCTGCGTCTTAGTGTCTATATTAAACCTTGCTGTCAGAGTCAAGCCAATAATCAACCCGACTAAAAGGGCAAACGAAAGCAGGGCAAATTTATTCTTTTGAAAAATATTAAACAGAAACATAAAATATCCTCCTTTACATTTTATCCTTAATAGCTTCCTTAATCTTTGCCTCAATCTCTTTTATAAGTTTTTGATTATCTTTTAGATATTGCTTTGCCTTTTCTTTACCTTGGCCTAATTTTAGTTTTTCATATACATACCAGGTCCCAGATTTTTCGACAATTTCGCATTTGGCCGCAGTATCTAATAAATTGCCTAACCAATCAATGCCTTCCTTGTAAAAAATTTCAAATTCTGTTTCTTTAAATGGTGGCGCAACTTTGTTTTTTACAATCCGCGCCCTTACTTTATTGCCGATAACCTCATCGCCAGATTTGATGACTCCCAGACGGCGCAAATCAATTCGCACTGATGAATAGAACTTTAAAGCCCTGCCACCCGGGGTTGTCTCAGGATTCCCAAACATAATCCCAATCTTCATCCTAATCTGATTAATAAAAATCACGGATGTCTTGGATTTACTGATAGCGGCAGTAAGCTTTCGCAAGGCCTGGCTCATTAGGCGCGCCTGTAATCCAATAAATGTATCTCCCATTTCACCTTCAATCTCAGCACGCGGGGTCAAGGCAGCGACAGAATCAATAACTACTAGATCTACGGCATTAGAACGGACTAGGGTCTCTACGATTTCCAATGCCTGTTCTCCAGTATCAGGCTGAGAAATCAACAAATCATCAAGATTAATACCTATTTTCTTGGCGTAGGCAGAATCAAAGGCATGTTCAGCATCAATAAAAGCCGCCACCCCGCCTTTTTTCTGGGCCTGGCATATTACGCTTAAAGTAAGTGTTGTTTTTCCCGATGACTCTGGGCCAAATATCTCTATTACCCTGCCGCGCGGTATACCTCCGACGCCTAAAGCCAAATCAAGGGAAAATGCACCTGTTGGTATTGAATCTATATTCAAAACCACATTTGAACCCAACTTCATAATCGAGCCCTTACCAAATTGTTTCTCAATCTGATTAAGGGCTAATTCCAAGGCCTTCTGACGCTCATTAACACTTGTGGATACGTCTTCTTTTTTCTTAGGAATACTCATATTTCTCCTCCACTTTGCTCTTCCCATATAATCCCTCGGATTGTATGGGGCACAATACACAGGTTTACACAGATTAAAGCAGAAATCTTCATTTGCAGGGTGAAAGGCGGGATGCGACCTTATCAAGGCCTCTTCATCCTCATATTATCAGCTCAAATTCAGGTAGAATCTAGGAAAATTGCATTTTATTTTACACCATATATTATTGCCTGTCAATCAGTTATTACCAATGTGCCTGCCTCGTTTTTTTGCTCTTTTGAAGTATGAAAAATAGGCAATAATCAGTCTTAAGATCTATTGAAGTATAAACAAAAAATCAAGAAATAATGGCTTAGGTGCTTTCAGAATATGTGCAAAAAGTAGCAAGAATGGCTATTCTTTTAATGCGGGAGATTTTACTGGCTTGGGTTTTGAGGCATCGGCTGCCTCCTGTTTAGCAAATTTAACAGAGACTATCTTAGAAACTCCAGATTCCTGCATAGTGATGCCATACATAACATCAGCATTGGTAATGGTCTTTTTATTATGGGTTATGATGATAAACTGTGTCGTCTTAATAAATTCCTGCAGCACCTTATTATATCTATCAATATTACTCTCATCAAGTGCTGCATCTATCTCATCTAAGACACAGAATGGTGAAGGCTTCACCTTAAATACGGCAAAAATTAAGGCAATTGCAGAAAGTGACTTCTCTCCACCTGAAAGCAGTGATATGTTCTGTAATTTCTTTCCAGGCGGACGACACACAATTTCAATACCGGACTCTAAGATATTGTTTTCATCACTGAGCAAAAGCTGGGCATCTCCGCCATTAAACAACAATCTGAAATAATCCTTAAAATGATCTCTAATCTTTTCAAATGTCTCTTTGAACATCTTCCGAGTTGTCTGGTTAATTTTAAGTATTGCCTTGTGGATAGAATCCTTGGCAGTTAACAAATCATTCTGTTGATTTAATAAGAATTCAAATCTTTTTTTGAGTTCTTCATATTCTTCAATAGCAACAAGATTTACATTTCCGTAAGAATCGACTTTTTGCTTTAACTTCTCAATCTCTGCATCTATCTCTAATGTAGACTCCTGCGACAACTGCTGGCAAGTATCGCCAACTATATCCAAATTAACATGGTAGCTGGCTTCAATTCTGTTTTTAAGATTTAAGATCTTGAAATTTATCTCTTGTTCTTTCGATGTTATCTGAAAATTGGCCTGGCGACTTTTATCAAGCATGGTATTCTCTTGGTTAGTATCTTCTTGAATTGCATTAATCTTCTCTAAGGTGACTTCCTTTTCCTGTTTCAATGCTCCTAAGCGGACCAAGACCTCTTCCTTGCCTTTAGTTGTCGATTCAATATCTATTTTTGCTTTCTCAATTTGCCCAATTAGCCGCTTAGCCTTATTTCGGCAATCCTCACTCTCAGCCTGGTTAAGTGTATCTTTTTCTTTATCCTGAGTGAGTGAGGCCTCGATTATCCGTAATGAATTCTCTAGGGACTGATGCCTAGGAGCAATGTTTGCAATTAAGGTCTCCAATTGAGCGATGTCCACTGTTTGTGACTCGCGCTTCTGGATTAAATCAGCAATCAGCTCTTCAGATTGAGAAATAGACTGCTCATTATTTTTAATTTCAGAGTCGATTGAATCTACTTTATTATTTGATTTCTCTAGGGCCTCACGCAGTGTGGTCATTTCTGATGTGACTTCCTGAAATTCCTCCTCTACGATATTTGCTTCCCCATTTAATTTATTAATCTCCTCTTTAAACAAATCAAATTGCATTTTCGTATTAGCAAAAGAAATCTCTTCTTTCTTTAATTCTTCCTCTTTTTGCATTTGAGATCTGGATCCTGCTTGAATAAGGTCTAGGAGTTCGTTTTTCTTGAGGCCTTCTTGCGCAAGCCTAG
Protein-coding sequences here:
- a CDS encoding recombination regulator RecX: MKRFEQDEARAKNYVFRLLAYRNRSQKEIRDKLYRRKYSSQTIKKVISRLESLGYVDDARFAREWIDFRLKSSFGLKKIILELRQKGIGEDILKLILQQVRFKDSESDVLASLTNKKMRSLRKQEKDGIKVKGKLYRYLLGRGFSSGDIITVLDRTISR
- a CDS encoding Do family serine endopeptidase, translating into MFLFNIFQKNKFALLSFALLVGLIIGLTLTARFNIDTKTQSADFDYTSGSQANVFEDNSFENAVINVAERIGKAVVSISSESVQQRKYSKRYSAPFSEGPFEDDFFNKFFDDFLGQLPDREFKSIGLGSGVIIDANGYILTNEHVVKNADKLTVKLSDGREFKAVLKGSDSRSDLAVIKIDANNLPTAVLGDSRELKIGQWVVAVGNPFGFALQNPEPTVTAGVVSALHRSLGRAFGREKDYSDLIQTDAAINPGNSGGPLVNLKGEIIGINVAIFSTSGGYEGIGFAIPINNAKRIVSKLIKGEEVVYGWLGITIQNIDEKLTTYMKLDSAEGVLVVNVLEDGPAKEAGMKSSDVILEFDNNRIKDTRDLLKVVGESVVGNKAKIVVMRDGRRTTLQVKIGQRPSEEKLASGRVDSGDIKERWRGLAVEGLNESLRRRYKIEERNGVVVVDVEPASLADDAGIVVGDIIVELNKNEVSNIVDFNRIKENVKGDCLVRTSRGYFVISSK
- the recA gene encoding recombinase RecA, with protein sequence MSIPKKKEDVSTSVNERQKALELALNQIEKQFGKGSIMKLGSNVVLNIDSIPTGAFSLDLALGVGGIPRGRVIEIFGPESSGKTTLTLSVICQAQKKGGVAAFIDAEHAFDSAYAKKIGINLDDLLISQPDTGEQALEIVETLVRSNAVDLVVIDSVAALTPRAEIEGEMGDTFIGLQARLMSQALRKLTAAISKSKTSVIFINQIRMKIGIMFGNPETTPGGRALKFYSSVRIDLRRLGVIKSGDEVIGNKVRARIVKNKVAPPFKETEFEIFYKEGIDWLGNLLDTAAKCEIVEKSGTWYVYEKLKLGQGKEKAKQYLKDNQKLIKEIEAKIKEAIKDKM